The Roseimicrobium gellanilyticum DNA segment TATCATGACCGTGGTGGATGGCAGGCCGGTGGACATGCGTGTCTCCACCCTTCCTACGCAGTATGGGGAAAGCGTGGTGCTCCGCGTGCTGGACCGTTCTTCGGTGAACCTGTCTCTGGAAAATCTGGGCATGCCGGATTTCCTGTTCAACTACATCCACGACACCATCCACAAGCCCAACGGCATCTTCATTGTCACCGGTCCCACGGGCGCGGGCAAGACGACCACGCTGTACGCCGCGCTGAAGGAGATCAATACCATCGATGCGAAGCTGCTTACGGCGGAAGATCCGGTGGAATACGACATCGAAGGCATCATGCAGGTGCCCATCAATGAAGCGGTGGGGCTCACCTTCGGTCGTGCGCTGCGCGCCTTCCTTCGTCAGGACCCGGACCGCATCATGGTGGGAGAGATGCGTGACGTGGAAACGGCCCAGATCGCCATCCAGGCCTCGCTCACGGGTCACTTGGTGCTGAGCACGCTCCACACGAACGATGCCGCCGGCGCGGTGACGCGTCTTATTGACATGGGCGTGGAGCCTTTCCTGGTGGCGGCGACGCTGGAGGGGGTGCTGGCCCAGCGCCTCCTGCGTACCATCTGCAAGAGCTGCAAAATTCCCTACCAGCCGAATGCCATTGTGCTGAACCAACTCGGCCTTTCACAGAGCGACATCGGCAACAAGCATTTCTACACCGGTTCGGGCTGCCAGACCTGTGGCAACTCTGGGTACAAGGGCCGTAAAGGCATCTACGAACTCCTCGACATCAATGACCCGCTGCGGGAGCTCATTACCCAGAAGGCGCCGACCCTCGTGCTGCGGCAGAAGGCCATCGAGCTGGGCATGCAAACGCTCAGAGAGGACGGCCTCCGCAACATTTACGACGGCGAAACGTCCATCGAAGAAGTGCTCAAGTACACCTGATGCGGAGTCCATCTGCCGGGGCTTGCACCGCTGGAAAATGCCATTTTTTCCCTGTGGACAAGCTCCGCCGAAACCCGGTAATCTTTAAGCTAAGCAAAAACCAGCTGACCCACTGACGACCCCACGCCATGCCGAAATTTCATTATATCGCCCTTGATTCGAACGGGCAGGAAAATGCCGGAGTGATTGATGCGCCGAACGAGGCTGACGCCATCGGGCAGCTCCGTCGTGGCCAGCTCTATCCGACGCAGGTCGTCGAAGAGGGCAAGGGGGATACGGCTGCCATCAAGAAGCGCGTGCGCTCCTCCGCAGGGAAGGGCAAGACCAAGACGGGCGGCAAGGCCTCTGGCTCCGCCAAGGTGGCCGGCAAGACGCTGATGATTTTCACCCGCCAGCTCGCAACGCTGATCGACTCCGGTCTGCCGCTGCTGCGCGGTCTCACCGTGCTTGGTCGTCAGGAGCCCAATCCGGTGATGAAGCGCACCATCAATACGCTGGCGGACTCCGTGCAGACTGGCAGCACCTTCTCCGAAAGCCTCCAGCAGTTTCCGCGCATCTTCAACAAGCTGTACGTGAACATGGTGAAGGCTGGCGAACTCGGCGGTGTGCTGGAACTGGTGCTCAACCGTCTGGCAGAGTACCAGGAAAAGGCCCAGAAGCTGAAGAACAAGATCGTGGCTGCGATGGTGTATCCCATCATCGTGATGGTCATCGCCGTCGGCATCATGATCTTCCTCATGACGGTCATCGTGCCGAAGTTCGAGAAGATCTTCGAAGAAATGCTCGGCGACCGCAACAAGCTGCCTGAACTGACGAAGGCGGTCATTGGCTTCAGCCGGTGGATTCAGGGGAATATTCTTTTCTTGGTCATCGGTACCGCAGGCGCCATCGCCCTCTGGCAGGTGCTCAAGTCCACCAAGAGCGGCCGTGCGATGATCGATGCGTGGAAGCTCAAGCTGCCCCTCTTTGGTGACGTGCAGAGGAAGAGTGCCATCTCCCGCTTCACCCGTACCCTCGGTACGCTGGTCACCTCGGGCGTGCCCATCCTTCAGGCTCTCAATATCACCCGTGAAACCGCGGGCAACGTGGTCGTGTCGGATGCCATCGACAAGGTCCACAACGCGGTGAAGGAAGGTGAGAGCATGGTGGCTCCGCTGGAAGCCAGCAAGGTCTTCCCTCCGATGGTGATTTCCATGGTGGACGTGGGTGAAGAAACTGGTCAGCTCCCCGAAATGCTTCTGAAGGTGGCGGACGTGTATGAAGATGAAGTGGACAACTCTGTGTCCGCACTCACCTCCATGCTGGAGCCGCTGATGATCGTGATTCTGGCCGTGGTCGTCGGTATCATCGTGCTGGCGCTGTTCATGCCGCTCATCCAGATCATCCAGGGCATCAACGAAAAGAGCTGACGTGGTGGCCACGTTTTGTGGCCGACTCTCGATTTCCCCCAAACCCCCAATCGTTACGACGCTCATGAAACTCAATCGTCCGCAGTCCTCGCGTGAGAATGGCTTCACCCTGCTGGAGCTTCTGGTGGTGATTGCCATCATCGCCATCCTCGCGGCGCTGACCCTCGGTGGCTTCAAGTACGCCCAGGAGGCTTCCGCCAAGAACCGCACCATGACATCCCTCGCGGTGATCAAGGCCGGCCTCGAACAGTACAAGGAAAAGCATGGCGAGTACCCGCTCCCTGCTGATGCTGATTCCACTGCTGAGGTGGGAAACATGAAGATTCGTGCTGGAGGCGCTCGCATGCTCTACCAGGCACTGACTGGCGATGGTGATAATGCAATCCAACTTTCGGCGCCGCAAAACACCATCTCGGATGGCAAGCTCACGGATGAGGAAACTGCGAACACCATCAACTCTGAGCTGATCAGCATGAAGAATCTTGTGGTGAGAAGTTCAGACGGATACTACTTCGCAGATGGATGGATGCGCCCCTTTCAGTATGAGAGGTCAGCTCCGGCAACACCCGGCGAAGATCCTAAAGAAACAGTCAATCCCACCTACGATCTGTGGTCCTTCGGTACTGCGGGTTCGACCCAAGGCGGGGTTGAGGATTACGACATCGCAACTCGCCGGGATCCTCAGAGGACCGCGCGCTGGATCAAGAACTGGTAATCCCGCCAAGCATATCGAGGCAGGCACTGCATGATGTTCCGTCGTCCGCAGTGCTTGCGTGAGCAGGGCTTCACTTGGGTGGAGTTCCTGGTGGTGGTTGCTGCAATTGCGATCTTGGCAGCCCTCACTCTTGGTGGCTTCAGAGGTTACCCGGATCCATCGGAGAGGAATCGCACCGTCACTGTCCATGCAGTGATCAAGGCAGGCCTCGAACAGTACCATGAGAGGCATGGCGACTATCCGGAACCAAGGACTCCAGAGGCAACGATCCGGCTGGCCAGCCAGGACATTCGCGTGGGAGGCGCCCGTACGCTCTATCAGGCGCTGACCGGTGATGGTGACAGCGAAATCAAACTCACCTCTTCCCGGGGCAATGTGTCCGATGGCAAGATTTCGGACGGGGAGATGCAAAGGGTCATCAATGGTGAATTGATGGTTATGAAAAACTGCGTGGTGACGGGTCCGGATGGATGCTACCTCGCGGATGGATGGAAACGTCCCATGCAGTACGTCAAGGGTGGCGCGAGTGATTCGATTAACTCCACGTATGACCTCTGGTCCTTTGGACCGAAGGGCACGTCCAATGGAGGAGGTCTGCATGACGTGGAGAGCCGACGGAGCGTTGAGACCACCGCCAGGTGGATCAAAAACTGGTAGCGGCGATAGTCGCATCCATGTGCATGATAAGGATGAAGTCCGGTCTCTTCCGTGTGGATGAAATCGGTCACTGCATGCAGCCTGCACTTGTCATTCCGGAGCCCTGTGCTCATGATGCAGCCTGATGGTTTCCTCCACCCAGAGACATAGAGTTGGGCGACGTGTTGTCTGCCTTGCTCTTGTGGGTCTGGGACTACACGGCTTGATACCTGCCGTCGCTGCCGAACCGAAGCTGGAGATGGTGTATCAGCTTCCATTGGCGCCGGCCGGTCTTACCATCACGGCGGACAATCATTTTTTGATGAGCGTCAGTCGCGAGGAGCGACCGCAGAATCGCATCATCGAGGTGGGCAAGGGGGGCACCTCGCGTCCCTTTCCCACCACCGACATCAGCCAGGCCAGCTCCGGCCAGCCGCTGCTGCTTGATGCGGTGGAAGGCATGCAGATCGACAAGGCCGGCATCGTGTGGATGCTGGACAACGGCAGGCGTAGCGAGTACCCGCCCAAGGTCGTGGCTTGGGATACGGCCAAGCACAAGCTCCATCGTGTGTACCACATGGCGTTCCCGGCGGTGTTGCCCGGCTCGTTGTTGGATGACCTCGCCGTCGATCCGGAGGCGCCGTTTGTCTACATCAGTGATCCTGCCGCGGGAGCAGATGCCGCCCTTGTGGTGCTGGATCTTACCACCGGACTGGCGCATCGGGTCTTGCAAGGACACCCCTCCGTAGTCCCCGTGGCTGGACTGGAACTGACCATCGACGGTCACAAAGTGGAGACCCGGAGGCTGGATGGCACCGTGGCGGACCCACAGGGGGGCGTGAGCGCACTGACTCTCGACAAGAAGGGGGAGTGGCTCTACTTCGCCCCGGTGCGCTCCTTGAAGCTCTACAGGGTGCGTACGGAACATTTGCGTGATGTGAACATGCTTCCTGAAAAGCTCGCCGGTCTGGTTGAGGAGTATTCCGCGAAACCCGTGAGTGATGGCATGTCCATGGACAGCAAGGGGAACATCTATGTTTCCGATCTGGCCTCGAAAGGCATCGGGGTGATCGCGGCTGGGAAGAAGGACTACCGCATCCTGGCAGCGGAGCCGCGGCTCCTTTGGCCCGCAGGCCTCTGCTTTGGAGCGGATGGGTGGTTGTACTTCTACACCAATACCGCCCGCACCCGGCCAATGCCCAGGCCCCCATTGACAGCCGGGACACCTCTGGATGCGTCCGGGATCAACATGAACTACCTCTTTCGTCTGGAAACGCCAGTTTCTGGCAGGGTGGGGGATTGAGTTCTTCCATGGAGCCGTCAGGCTGGACCGAGCATGTTTGCCACGAGGATAACCTTCGCACCGAGGTGGAAAGAGGAGCTCGTCTGCACCATGGACGGCAGGCGCTTTGTCATCGAGCTGACCATGGGCGAGTTGCATGCCTACCTTCCGAGCAAAGAGGCTTGGGAGCGCGAGGCTCCCGAATGGGCCAGGGACCATTGGGACCGCGTTCATGAGGACCTGGCCACGTGGTGTCGAGGCCAGAGCATGCCCTTGTCAGTGGAAGACCGGGCCTGGGTGTCCTTCGAATGAAGGCGTGAAGTGCCCGTAGATAGGCTGATTCACCCGATTCTCGCCGGAAAGAGGGCGATATCTTGATAATTTCAGTTGAGAAAACCCAGCTTCGGCTAAACTGACCCTCCTGCCGCAGACAAAATGCTCACGTGGCGGAATTGGTAGACGCGCAAGATTCAGGATCTTGTGGGGAGACCCGTGGAGGTTCGAGTCCTCTCGTGAGCACCATTTCTACTGCTTGGCACCCCAAGGAAAATGGAGCAGCAAGCAGCGAAGGAACCGGCAGCAGGCCCCATGGGTCAGGATGCCACCTTTGTGCGCCGGGCCTTTGCCGCCATCGCTGGCCGTTATGTGCTCACGAATCACGTGCTGAGCCTGGGCATTGATGTCCTGTGGCGGAAGACTACCGCACGCTCCGTGGCGGCCCTGCAGCCGAAGGTGGTGCTGGATGTGGCTACGGGCAGCGGTGACCTCGCAGAAGCCATCCAGAACGCCTGCCCGGAGGCTACCGTGGTCGGCCTCGACTTCTCTGCACCCATGCTTCAGGAGGCCCAGAAACGCGGCCTGCAGCACCTGATGGTGGCGGATGCCATGAACATGCCCATCGTGGATGGCGCGGCCGACGTGCTCACCGTGGCCTTTGGCCTGCGGAACATGGCCTCATGGCCGGATGCTTTGCGTGAGATGTCCCGCGTGCTGCGCCCCGGTGGCAGTCTTTTCGTGCTGGACTTCTCCCTGCCCACCCAGCCGCTCATGCGGAAGGCACACCTCTTCTACCTGAGAACCGTCATGCCCAGGGTGGCAGGTGTGCTCACCGGCGAGCGCGGGGCCTTTGAGTATCTTTGCAATACCATCGAGCAATTCCCCAGCGGGGAAAACATGTGCCGGATGATTCGCGAGAATGGTTTCCGTGAAGCGAAGGCTAGGGCGCTATCCTTCGGCATCGCGAGTTTGTATCAGGCGGTGAAGTAGGGATGGGAATCTCCCGTGAGACGGCCCACGCTGGAAAGCATGATGCGTCCTCATGGCAAACCACCTTGCCCAAGGCGCTTCGGTGTCCACGGCGGTAGCCAAGTCACGAGGGGCTCGTGTCGCCAATTCACCCCTCTCGTCACCGTGGCTGATGATAGTTCATATCACACCATCTGTAGCGTCGCTTGCATCGCCCTCTCCAGGTTGCGCATCTTGCCATCGAGCGTCGCGATGCCCATCTGTCCGAAGTGGGCGGCATAACTCTCCGCCTGTACGGGTGTCATCAGTTCGATGAGGAAGGTTCCTTCCACCCATACCTTGGTGAATTGGAAGAATCCTGCGTTGCCAGGGAAACAGTCCCAACCCTCTTCCTTCGCAATCTCTTCAATGCGTGAGGTCGAGAGCGGTGTTTGAATCAGGAAGTGCGTGCTGCTGTGCTCACGCATGTCTTCATCGAAACTCTTCCCAGCGCTGCCTTTGTCCGTGGCATGATTCCACAGGATGTGACCCCAAGGGAGGATTTCCAAGATGGTGCCGGAAGCATCACCCAGGCAGACAAACCACGAGCCTTGGGGGAAGGGCGGCGCGGGGGCCTTGATGGCCTCGCAGGCGAAAAGCCTGGCGAGTCCACGGGCGGCGGTTTCGGGATTGCGGGCGCTGAAGGAAGCGTGATGGATCATGGTAGTCTCCTGGATAGGGGTCTACCGGATGCAGGTCAGTTCGCTCCTCAGCGTGACGGAGAATTTACAGACGGCTCCGCAGCACTGGGCGGAGGAGTCGGGCTGGGAGCCGGAGCTCGCTCAGACTCAGGCGCTGGTGCGGTCCGTGGCTTGAGCTCGTCCAGAGGATCGTGGGCAGCGTCTATCCGCTTCTGCAATTCCTCCACCAGGGGATCTTTCTGTTCTTTCCCGGCGTCCAAGCTCCGCTGCACCTCTTCGCGCAGCTTCTCGTCCTCATGCATCTGCTTCAGTTTCTCGGTGGCCGCATTCCCGGCACGCGTGATCATCATGCGGAAAAGGATGAGCACCACGATCAAGAGGATCATGACGAACAACTGCATCTGCGATCGTCTGTGGCGCATGGCGTGTCCTCGCGAAAGTTCCGGTCACCTCATTTCACCAACGTGCGGGAAAGCTGCTGGTAGAGATCGCGGCTGATGAGGAAAGTGTCGGGCTCCTCATTCAGTCTGCCGTGGTACACGGCTGTGCTCATGCCAGGAGTGCTGGGGGCGAAGATGAGGGTTTTCACCTCGGGTTTCGCGTCTGGCTGGCCTGGAGGAGCGATGAGGACTTGCACCGTGAGCGTTGGACCTTTCAGGGCTTCGAAGGCAGCAGAGCGGTCAGCGCTCCAGTCAGACGCATCGAAGCTGGCAAGCTGCTTGAGCAGGGTGTTTGCACCTGCCTTGTCGAGTTTCTCAGTCACATCCGCGCCGGCGAGTTCCGCCTTCCAGGTGGAGTCATCCGGATTGTAGTGGAGGGTGAGAGCGGGCTTGTCTCCTTCCGCCACAATGATGCGGCGCACCGCGAAGATGCTCGCATTGATCACGCGCGTGCCCTTCCACTTCACCAAGTCCGGAGGCATGATGGCGGACGGCATGAGGGGATTCACCTTGAAGACGGAAGTCTCGTCCGCGTACTTCGCACACACTTGATCGTTGGCCTGGCCAAACAGGAGAGAGGTGGTCTTTCCATCCACAGTCCACTCGAGAGTGAGGAAGGGTTGGTTCAGACCATAGAGATCGAGGTTCGTGGCAGCGTCCGTCACGAAGTCGACCACATTGGCGGTATTGATTCCCTCCAGCAGGCGTTGGATGCGGGCCTGATTGGCGGGTTCCTCCTTGCCGAAGCGCTGGAGCATCCAGAGCTCGCCTGCTCGGGTGAGCTTCACCTCGGGGAAGCCAGGTCCGTGCAGGCGGATGGCACTCACACGATCTTCGGGAATCTGGCCGAGGCGCTGGTCACGCAGGTGATTCGGCTGGAGCTTCCAGAAGTCGGCGAGTTTCGCGGGCGCCAGGTAGGTGCCGCTGCGGTCACCGACTTCCGCCACAATCTCGGCTCCTGCCGCAGATGGCGGCTGGAAGGTGACGTCGACGGGCTGCTGGCCTTTCACCCCGGTGCCAAAGGAGACCTTCATCATCGGCAGGGCTTGTCCGGGATCTGCCGGAGGTGTGGGAACTTTGCCCCGCACTGGCTTCACCTGCATCTTCAGGAGGGCCTGGAGGACACTGCTCACGCGCTCATCACTCGCGCGTGCTTGAATGGGCTTTGTGAGGCGCCAGGGCTGGTTGGGCTCGCGCGTGAACTCCATGGAACCCGTGCCCGCGGAAAGGGTAAAGCGGCCGATGTGCTCCAGCTTCAGGCGTACCAGTTTGTTGTCGCGCCAGTCGTCGGAGGGCTTGTCCAGCAGAGGCTGCACACCAGATTTTGCCAGGAAGAAGTCCTCTGCATCTTCACCGAGGCTGGCGTAGGAGGTGCCCTCCACGGGCGAGGTTGCGCCAAAGAAACATTGCAGG contains these protein-coding regions:
- a CDS encoding GspE/PulE family protein, encoding MTADSVVDMLLQRGLLDEGQASDLVHDAKHTGKDIVELLVEYGIFNHVDEFWATVAEEIGAEHYDLDTFEPTPDVLQTIPAGMARLCGAFPIQLAPDGLHVALTDPLNPQLLEDLRFGLGKNIVPVVARREQVQKLIDKNYGSGTDSIQDIFNQLGVTSKPGEKTNLEQEANSAPIVRFVDLVLEQAIKEKASDIHFEPFEHEFKIRYRVDGALYEMAPPPVHLSASVISRVKVMSNMNIAERRVPQDGRIMTVVDGRPVDMRVSTLPTQYGESVVLRVLDRSSVNLSLENLGMPDFLFNYIHDTIHKPNGIFIVTGPTGAGKTTTLYAALKEINTIDAKLLTAEDPVEYDIEGIMQVPINEAVGLTFGRALRAFLRQDPDRIMVGEMRDVETAQIAIQASLTGHLVLSTLHTNDAAGAVTRLIDMGVEPFLVAATLEGVLAQRLLRTICKSCKIPYQPNAIVLNQLGLSQSDIGNKHFYTGSGCQTCGNSGYKGRKGIYELLDINDPLRELITQKAPTLVLRQKAIELGMQTLREDGLRNIYDGETSIEEVLKYT
- a CDS encoding type II secretion system F family protein, whose product is MPKFHYIALDSNGQENAGVIDAPNEADAIGQLRRGQLYPTQVVEEGKGDTAAIKKRVRSSAGKGKTKTGGKASGSAKVAGKTLMIFTRQLATLIDSGLPLLRGLTVLGRQEPNPVMKRTINTLADSVQTGSTFSESLQQFPRIFNKLYVNMVKAGELGGVLELVLNRLAEYQEKAQKLKNKIVAAMVYPIIVMVIAVGIMIFLMTVIVPKFEKIFEEMLGDRNKLPELTKAVIGFSRWIQGNILFLVIGTAGAIALWQVLKSTKSGRAMIDAWKLKLPLFGDVQRKSAISRFTRTLGTLVTSGVPILQALNITRETAGNVVVSDAIDKVHNAVKEGESMVAPLEASKVFPPMVISMVDVGEETGQLPEMLLKVADVYEDEVDNSVSALTSMLEPLMIVILAVVVGIIVLALFMPLIQIIQGINEKS
- a CDS encoding prepilin-type N-terminal cleavage/methylation domain-containing protein — translated: MKLNRPQSSRENGFTLLELLVVIAIIAILAALTLGGFKYAQEASAKNRTMTSLAVIKAGLEQYKEKHGEYPLPADADSTAEVGNMKIRAGGARMLYQALTGDGDNAIQLSAPQNTISDGKLTDEETANTINSELISMKNLVVRSSDGYYFADGWMRPFQYERSAPATPGEDPKETVNPTYDLWSFGTAGSTQGGVEDYDIATRRDPQRTARWIKNW
- a CDS encoding prepilin-type N-terminal cleavage/methylation domain-containing protein — its product is MMFRRPQCLREQGFTWVEFLVVVAAIAILAALTLGGFRGYPDPSERNRTVTVHAVIKAGLEQYHERHGDYPEPRTPEATIRLASQDIRVGGARTLYQALTGDGDSEIKLTSSRGNVSDGKISDGEMQRVINGELMVMKNCVVTGPDGCYLADGWKRPMQYVKGGASDSINSTYDLWSFGPKGTSNGGGLHDVESRRSVETTARWIKNW
- a CDS encoding L-dopachrome tautomerase-related protein — encoded protein: MIPAVAAEPKLEMVYQLPLAPAGLTITADNHFLMSVSREERPQNRIIEVGKGGTSRPFPTTDISQASSGQPLLLDAVEGMQIDKAGIVWMLDNGRRSEYPPKVVAWDTAKHKLHRVYHMAFPAVLPGSLLDDLAVDPEAPFVYISDPAAGADAALVVLDLTTGLAHRVLQGHPSVVPVAGLELTIDGHKVETRRLDGTVADPQGGVSALTLDKKGEWLYFAPVRSLKLYRVRTEHLRDVNMLPEKLAGLVEEYSAKPVSDGMSMDSKGNIYVSDLASKGIGVIAAGKKDYRILAAEPRLLWPAGLCFGADGWLYFYTNTARTRPMPRPPLTAGTPLDASGINMNYLFRLETPVSGRVGD
- a CDS encoding ubiquinone/menaquinone biosynthesis methyltransferase, with the protein product MEQQAAKEPAAGPMGQDATFVRRAFAAIAGRYVLTNHVLSLGIDVLWRKTTARSVAALQPKVVLDVATGSGDLAEAIQNACPEATVVGLDFSAPMLQEAQKRGLQHLMVADAMNMPIVDGAADVLTVAFGLRNMASWPDALREMSRVLRPGGSLFVLDFSLPTQPLMRKAHLFYLRTVMPRVAGVLTGERGAFEYLCNTIEQFPSGENMCRMIRENGFREAKARALSFGIASLYQAVK
- a CDS encoding DUF4340 domain-containing protein; the protein is MKLRTTILLFVLTAGLAAFIVLWEQKQPATQERLAREKRPFAVDVQHADSIEIVGADLSLRLTREPGGLWFLNKPVEDRANQELVKQFLESMTALTWVEKLKKSDMRKDDFKRTGLGEPSTRVTVRQGSEKLLQCFFGATSPVEGTSYASLGEDAEDFFLAKSGVQPLLDKPSDDWRDNKLVRLKLEHIGRFTLSAGTGSMEFTREPNQPWRLTKPIQARASDERVSSVLQALLKMQVKPVRGKVPTPPADPGQALPMMKVSFGTGVKGQQPVDVTFQPPSAAGAEIVAEVGDRSGTYLAPAKLADFWKLQPNHLRDQRLGQIPEDRVSAIRLHGPGFPEVKLTRAGELWMLQRFGKEEPANQARIQRLLEGINTANVVDFVTDAATNLDLYGLNQPFLTLEWTVDGKTTSLLFGQANDQVCAKYADETSVFKVNPLMPSAIMPPDLVKWKGTRVINASIFAVRRIIVAEGDKPALTLHYNPDDSTWKAELAGADVTEKLDKAGANTLLKQLASFDASDWSADRSAAFEALKGPTLTVQVLIAPPGQPDAKPEVKTLIFAPSTPGMSTAVYHGRLNEEPDTFLISRDLYQQLSRTLVK